In Leptospira perdikensis, a single genomic region encodes these proteins:
- a CDS encoding phytanoyl-CoA dioxygenase family protein — protein MKKDIHSKAKSQLTSSGYYLFHNLIPLTTINILKDILLRSHEEWLQEFRNPKNVNSAYLTSKKFTKDTQNRKTLFAFIESDLLLDICDLVFQDPIYFLNTQIFFNPTDKDKLPYWHRDIQYMGIPEEEQKERIHKDFVWHFRIPLEMDPGIWIVPGSQNRWDSEEERNIRLELEGKKNHDDIPGQILIPHVPGDLLVFSAHLIHKGNYDSERFSFDILYTNFPEQKQTAEIWNHFPEEEIQVKKSKNNSIFQLR, from the coding sequence ATGAAAAAAGACATTCATTCAAAAGCAAAATCACAACTAACAAGTTCTGGTTATTATCTGTTTCACAATTTAATTCCACTGACTACTATCAATATCTTAAAAGATATTCTTCTTCGTTCCCACGAGGAATGGTTACAAGAATTTCGGAACCCAAAGAATGTGAATAGTGCCTATCTCACTTCCAAAAAATTTACAAAAGATACACAAAACAGAAAAACTCTATTCGCATTCATTGAATCTGACTTATTATTAGATATCTGTGATTTGGTTTTCCAGGATCCTATTTACTTTCTCAATACACAGATATTTTTTAACCCAACAGATAAGGACAAACTTCCTTATTGGCATAGAGATATCCAATATATGGGGATTCCGGAAGAAGAACAAAAAGAAAGGATTCATAAAGATTTTGTTTGGCATTTTCGTATTCCTTTGGAAATGGATCCAGGGATTTGGATTGTGCCTGGTTCCCAAAACCGTTGGGATTCCGAAGAAGAAAGAAACATACGTTTGGAATTAGAAGGTAAAAAAAACCATGACGACATTCCTGGACAAATTCTGATCCCACATGTACCAGGGGACCTGCTTGTATTTTCAGCTCATCTCATTCACAAAGGGAATTATGATTCCGAACGTTTCTCTTTCGATATCTTATACACAAACTTTCCAGAACAAAAACAAACCGCAGAAATCTGGAACCACTTTCCAGAAGAAGAAATCCAAGTCAAAAAATCCAAAAACAATTCCATATTCCAACTCCGCTAA
- a CDS encoding GNAT family N-acetyltransferase, translating to MTNTHLTIRNAKPSDVDSIVPLIHSSGPKAWTFVFQEEKKTAFDFLNSSYIRRGNTVSYTNHCVAEIDGRVVGSILSYSQPSFLALTMGTALRILSVYTWKAPKVMARGLKTETIIQPPKPGCLYLGHIAVLESERNKGIAGELIQYMLNKETKYKTASLDVSAENKPAISLYQKLGFQIKETRHPLGWEGIIPSHHYMEKQI from the coding sequence ATGACAAATACCCACCTAACCATTCGAAACGCAAAACCTAGTGATGTAGATTCCATAGTTCCCCTCATCCATTCTTCAGGACCCAAAGCTTGGACCTTTGTCTTCCAAGAAGAAAAAAAAACTGCCTTTGATTTTTTAAATTCCTCCTATATTCGTCGTGGAAATACAGTATCTTATACCAATCATTGTGTAGCAGAAATCGATGGTCGGGTCGTAGGATCTATCCTCTCTTATTCACAACCTAGTTTTTTAGCACTGACAATGGGAACAGCGCTTCGTATCCTTTCCGTATATACATGGAAAGCGCCGAAAGTGATGGCGCGAGGTCTCAAAACAGAAACCATCATCCAACCACCAAAACCAGGATGTTTGTATTTAGGTCATATTGCTGTATTAGAATCAGAAAGAAATAAAGGGATCGCAGGAGAACTCATCCAGTATATGTTAAACAAAGAAACAAAATATAAAACTGCTTCTTTGGATGTATCGGCTGAAAACAAACCGGCAATTTCTCTTTATCAAAAGTTAGGATTTCAAATTAAAGAAACAAGACATCCTTTAGGTTGGGAAGGAATCATTCCTTCACATCACTATATGGAAAAACAAATTTAA
- a CDS encoding copper chaperone PCu(A)C: protein MKLKTLILLFLITTPLFSKGIIIENAYIKYTSSKNSVVYFSIHNTTNTEKKIIQTKSDIADRVELFTMKPSDSGMKMIPVEEFSIPKNSSLHLSPRGDHIMLFGIKSPLKLKESIPFRFIFSDGSEIQKDIPVENERPNNELNKKLELSEKNNKEIRNKNNVIDESKEDVMSNYDQNIPTNEDHSEHNHEGHDHHNRADTLAPAGIMNPHIHEKGKWMVDYRYMGMKMWGLQSGGKSQSDLGTLYFPYTDPTVQMPSGSLITSSPLGTTIPILSPNKYNYMSVPADMVMEMNMVSAMTSISDKWMIMFMVPAIKNKMTMVSSNFDRAPMSSAGIGDVSFSTAYRLIKTEHQNFFTGMGLSLPTGSIDERDNMPMMGVQKVPYNMQPGSGTYSLLPQLSYNGNYKKISWGAQSQANLRIGKNDNHYRFGNRYEVSGWLSFLIHESMSFSVRVAKQRWLNLQGADATLDPKMDPQNDPYRQGGMRSDLLIGVNFLITKGILQGARFGFEYGKPFHQNLNGPQLGTRELVNVFASFTF from the coding sequence ATGAAACTAAAAACACTAATCCTATTATTTCTCATCACCACTCCTCTTTTTTCCAAAGGGATTATCATTGAGAATGCTTATATCAAATATACATCCTCCAAAAACTCAGTTGTTTATTTTTCCATTCATAACACAACAAACACCGAAAAAAAAATTATCCAAACAAAGTCTGACATAGCAGATCGCGTCGAATTATTTACCATGAAACCTTCGGACTCAGGAATGAAAATGATTCCCGTAGAAGAATTCTCAATTCCGAAAAATAGTTCCTTACACCTTAGTCCGAGAGGTGACCACATCATGCTCTTTGGAATCAAATCTCCTCTAAAATTAAAAGAATCGATTCCTTTTCGTTTTATTTTTTCCGATGGAAGTGAAATTCAAAAGGATATTCCAGTCGAAAACGAAAGACCAAATAATGAATTAAACAAAAAACTAGAACTATCTGAAAAAAACAACAAAGAGATAAGAAATAAAAACAATGTTATCGATGAATCAAAAGAAGATGTTATGTCAAATTATGATCAGAACATACCAACTAACGAAGACCACTCGGAACACAATCATGAAGGGCATGATCACCATAATCGCGCGGATACCCTAGCTCCTGCAGGAATCATGAACCCACATATTCATGAAAAAGGGAAATGGATGGTGGATTATCGTTATATGGGTATGAAGATGTGGGGTTTACAATCAGGCGGAAAAAGCCAATCCGATCTGGGAACGTTATATTTTCCTTACACTGATCCAACAGTCCAAATGCCATCGGGAAGTTTGATTACAAGTTCCCCTCTTGGAACCACAATTCCAATACTTTCACCTAACAAATACAATTATATGTCTGTTCCTGCAGATATGGTAATGGAAATGAATATGGTGAGTGCTATGACTTCTATCTCCGATAAATGGATGATCATGTTTATGGTCCCTGCGATCAAAAACAAAATGACTATGGTATCAAGTAATTTTGATCGAGCACCTATGAGCTCAGCAGGTATAGGTGATGTAAGTTTTAGCACAGCCTATAGGTTGATCAAAACAGAACATCAAAATTTTTTTACAGGGATGGGTCTTTCTCTTCCTACTGGCTCCATTGATGAAAGAGACAATATGCCTATGATGGGTGTACAAAAAGTTCCTTATAATATGCAACCTGGATCCGGTACTTACAGTTTATTACCACAACTATCATATAACGGTAATTACAAAAAAATTTCGTGGGGAGCTCAATCACAAGCCAACTTACGTATTGGAAAAAATGATAACCATTATAGATTTGGAAATCGATATGAAGTTTCTGGATGGTTATCGTTTCTTATACACGAATCCATGTCTTTCTCAGTTCGTGTAGCCAAACAAAGATGGTTGAACTTACAAGGGGCTGATGCCACCTTAGATCCGAAAATGGATCCGCAAAATGATCCCTACCGCCAAGGGGGAATGCGTAGCGACCTACTAATCGGAGTTAACTTTTTAATTACCAAAGGAATTCTACAAGGTGCTCGGTTTGGATTCGAATATGGGAAACCCTTTCATCAAAATTTAAACGGACCCCAACTGGGAACAAGAGAACTCGTTAACGTATTTGCCTCTTTTACGTTTTAG
- a CDS encoding LIC_11090 family protein, whose product MKRWLQIASVLILLPFIGKILFLETGLFAQSMYRLSMICHCNHGSKNEIHRDENTDQTKRITCLLRKGSGPHQCSCSKKKSATKVLQSQSMNPSFPFETKFQNQISYDALIFSFQTNTHLLIGFSHPPDKPPRHTFS is encoded by the coding sequence ATGAAACGTTGGTTACAAATAGCTTCGGTTTTGATTCTCCTTCCTTTTATAGGTAAAATCCTATTTCTGGAAACGGGACTATTTGCCCAGTCTATGTATAGACTTTCTATGATTTGTCATTGCAATCATGGCTCTAAAAATGAAATCCACAGAGATGAAAACACAGACCAAACAAAACGGATTACCTGTCTTTTAAGAAAAGGAAGTGGTCCACACCAATGTTCTTGTTCTAAAAAAAAATCGGCAACAAAAGTCCTCCAGTCTCAATCCATGAACCCGAGTTTCCCTTTCGAAACAAAATTTCAAAATCAAATTTCCTATGACGCACTCATTTTTTCCTTCCAAACTAATACCCATTTATTGATTGGATTTTCACACCCACCAGACAAACCACCAAGACATACCTTTTCTTAG
- a CDS encoding ABC transporter permease, producing the protein MKEILIFEIKENIRSRWVFIYSGLLILVMMILSFFGDQNGIRLLISIMNLTLIVIPLFSITFSGLSFLESMPFAEVLLSKSVSRTALFFGKYLGITISLSLGLVLGLGIPGVFLFFQDPKFLFLFLELLTFGIFLTAIFVAIAFLISSFVRRGEIVLTFSLLVWLYFFIFFDALVFIFSLYLGEYPIEIPSLIIILLNPIDLIRILLILQTSSSALLGFSGALLLKQLGLLGVSAITTLFLSLWVTIPLMVSFKRFKKRNF; encoded by the coding sequence ATGAAAGAAATTCTAATCTTCGAAATTAAAGAAAACATAAGAAGTCGCTGGGTATTTATCTATTCTGGCCTACTTATACTCGTAATGATGATCCTTAGTTTTTTTGGCGATCAAAATGGAATTCGTTTACTCATAAGTATCATGAACTTAACACTCATTGTAATTCCACTTTTTTCCATCACATTTTCAGGACTGTCATTTTTAGAATCTATGCCTTTTGCAGAAGTATTACTTTCAAAATCGGTAAGTCGAACTGCATTGTTTTTTGGGAAATATTTAGGAATTACTATCTCTTTATCACTCGGCTTAGTGTTAGGCCTTGGAATTCCCGGAGTGTTTCTGTTTTTTCAAGATCCGAAGTTTCTTTTTTTATTTTTAGAACTATTGACTTTTGGAATCTTTTTAACTGCAATCTTTGTTGCGATTGCTTTTTTAATTTCTTCTTTTGTAAGAAGAGGGGAAATCGTTTTGACCTTCTCTCTTTTGGTTTGGTTATACTTTTTTATCTTCTTTGATGCTTTAGTTTTTATCTTTAGTTTGTATTTAGGAGAATATCCTATTGAAATTCCATCTCTTATCATCATTCTACTCAACCCAATCGATTTAATTAGAATTCTTTTAATATTACAAACTAGTTCTTCTGCCCTTCTCGGTTTTTCTGGTGCTCTGTTATTAAAACAACTGGGATTATTAGGTGTATCAGCGATCACTACTTTGTTTTTATCTTTATGGGTAACCATACCATTGATGGTTTCTTTCAAACGATTCAAAAAGCGAAATTTTTAA
- a CDS encoding ABC transporter ATP-binding protein — MIEVKNLTISYGGNSIAVKDINFLTEPGTILSIIGPNGSGKSSLIKGILGLVQPTSGYIEFIEKKQDPHTIGYMPQTPRFPANIKVKELISFFKKLEPVEEESFQKLFSTLELNNHMDKKIGSLSGGTKQKISILQCFSSKKDLYVIDEPTASLDPYISHLLKSLLIEKKKEGSLVIFSTHILAELQELADRFLLLSEGSILIDDSPGNFLRKNNKTDLDQALMNFWNEEYKTKP; from the coding sequence ATGATAGAAGTAAAGAATCTTACCATCAGTTATGGAGGAAACTCTATCGCTGTTAAAGATATAAATTTTCTAACGGAACCAGGAACCATTCTCTCCATCATTGGTCCAAATGGGTCAGGAAAAAGTTCCCTCATCAAAGGAATTCTTGGACTCGTACAACCAACTTCCGGTTACATTGAGTTTATAGAAAAAAAACAAGACCCACATACAATCGGTTATATGCCACAAACACCAAGATTTCCGGCAAATATCAAAGTGAAGGAACTAATTTCTTTTTTTAAAAAATTAGAACCTGTCGAGGAAGAATCATTTCAAAAATTATTCTCTACTTTAGAGTTAAACAACCACATGGATAAAAAAATTGGTTCACTTTCTGGCGGAACCAAACAAAAAATCAGTATCCTCCAATGTTTTTCTTCTAAAAAAGATTTGTATGTCATTGATGAACCTACAGCTAGTTTGGATCCATATATCTCACACTTACTAAAATCGCTTTTGATAGAAAAGAAAAAAGAAGGATCTCTTGTGATCTTTTCTACTCACATACTAGCAGAATTACAAGAGTTAGCAGATCGATTCCTCCTTTTATCAGAAGGATCGATCTTAATTGATGATTCACCCGGAAATTTTTTGCGAAAAAACAATAAAACCGATTTAGACCAAGCTTTGATGAATTTCTGGAACGAGGAATACAAAACAAAACCATGA
- a CDS encoding nitrous oxide reductase family maturation protein NosD: MPLLKLMKTPSLSKIKKVSLGTKWNFNHHLNLHIVLQTIKPPISLFTFILIVILPIYPLFTKTIAVCTKCTIKTVKNAIDISKNGDTIQIQEGIYKEGFLPITKSITINGEAGVVIDGLKQKHVFGIYSNGVRIQNLTIKGSGISDLTEFAGVHAEKVKDCHFENLVLEDNVYGFYLAETTHCTLKNNISIGNAENEVLGGNGIHLWSASHNKIIGNQLKKHRDGIYLEFSENLEIEGNESKENIRYGMHFMFSGHNKFSRNVFKNNSAGVAVMYSKDIVMDENQFMDNWGESSNGILLKDIADSTLTKNRFEGNTIAVFADGINNIKFQNNDFINNGWGIKILGNTDHNKITDNNFIKNVFDISTNTKSTTNEFINNYWDHYEGYDLNKDHYGDIPHKTIHFFGYWIAVYPFLMVLYESPVVLFLQGIEKAFPIVTPIEFEDQHPRMKERI, translated from the coding sequence TTGCCGCTTTTAAAACTTATGAAGACTCCATCCCTTTCCAAAATTAAAAAAGTTTCTCTTGGAACCAAATGGAATTTTAACCATCATCTCAATCTGCATATAGTTCTTCAAACTATCAAACCTCCAATATCCCTATTTACTTTTATACTAATTGTAATTTTACCTATCTATCCGCTATTTACAAAAACCATTGCTGTTTGTACAAAATGTACGATAAAAACAGTAAAGAATGCTATTGATATCTCAAAAAATGGAGACACCATTCAGATCCAAGAGGGAATCTATAAAGAAGGTTTTTTACCTATTACCAAATCCATTACCATTAATGGCGAAGCAGGTGTTGTGATTGATGGACTCAAACAAAAACACGTGTTTGGAATTTATTCCAATGGGGTTCGGATTCAAAATCTAACAATCAAGGGAAGTGGAATCTCTGATTTAACAGAATTTGCAGGAGTCCATGCCGAAAAAGTCAAAGATTGTCACTTCGAAAATCTAGTCTTAGAAGATAATGTTTATGGTTTTTATCTGGCAGAAACCACTCACTGCACTCTTAAAAATAATATTTCAATAGGCAATGCTGAAAATGAAGTACTCGGAGGAAACGGCATCCACCTTTGGTCTGCAAGTCATAATAAAATCATCGGTAACCAACTGAAAAAACATAGAGATGGGATATATTTAGAATTTTCAGAGAACCTCGAAATTGAAGGAAATGAATCTAAGGAAAACATTCGTTACGGAATGCACTTCATGTTTTCAGGGCATAATAAATTCAGTCGTAATGTTTTTAAAAACAACTCTGCCGGTGTTGCTGTGATGTATAGCAAAGATATCGTTATGGATGAAAATCAGTTTATGGATAACTGGGGGGAAAGTTCCAATGGAATTTTACTCAAAGACATTGCAGATAGCACATTAACTAAAAATCGATTTGAAGGGAATACCATCGCTGTGTTTGCTGATGGAATCAACAATATCAAATTTCAAAATAATGACTTCATTAACAATGGATGGGGAATTAAAATTCTAGGAAACACTGATCATAACAAAATCACTGATAACAATTTTATAAAGAATGTATTTGATATTAGTACCAATACAAAATCCACAACAAATGAATTTATAAATAATTATTGGGATCATTATGAAGGGTATGATTTAAATAAAGATCATTACGGTGACATCCCTCACAAAACCATTCACTTCTTTGGATACTGGATTGCAGTGTATCCTTTTCTAATGGTGTTATATGAATCCCCTGTCGTTTTATTTTTACAAGGAATCGAAAAAGCATTCCCCATTGTAACACCAATTGAATTTGAAGACCAACATCCTCGGATGAAGGAAAGAATATGA
- a CDS encoding nitrous oxide reductase accessory protein NosL, which yields MCIKSLRLICIFLIVGFINCGEVHPEKLIVGEMKCSHCSMNIVDMRFHTQIITYKGKRYHFDAIECMNQFQKDKQLRIEKIWVTNYLDQNEFLLKEKATIIQSSKIRSPMGAGFAAFKTYEDSIPFQN from the coding sequence ATGTGCATTAAAAGTTTAAGACTAATTTGTATTTTCCTCATAGTTGGTTTTATCAACTGTGGGGAAGTTCATCCTGAAAAATTGATAGTAGGAGAAATGAAATGTAGCCATTGTTCCATGAACATTGTAGATATGCGATTTCACACACAAATCATTACATACAAAGGGAAAAGATACCATTTTGATGCCATTGAATGTATGAACCAGTTCCAAAAGGATAAACAATTGAGAATCGAAAAAATCTGGGTTACCAATTACTTAGATCAAAATGAATTTCTATTAAAAGAAAAGGCAACCATTATCCAATCTAGTAAAATTCGTTCACCCATGGGAGCGGGATTTGCCGCTTTTAAAACTTATGAAGACTCCATCCCTTTCCAAAATTAA